One window of the Candidatus Zixiibacteriota bacterium genome contains the following:
- a CDS encoding conserved membrane hypothetical protein (Evidence 4 : Unknown function but conserved in other organisms), translating to MAGQARLYLSLFVATFAVSWASILIKLADAPPLPVAFYRMAIASALLAIPALPRARKSMAILTTRQKYLLFASGIVLGLHFAFWVTSLFYTTISNSTILVATQPIFVLMMEALLLKDRIASRSVLGMVVALAGMILISRGDFNLGRQYVLGDLMALVGAICAGIYLFIGRHLRAHIDNLGYILPVYSTAAATLLAISLLYGENLTSYPAKSWIFFLLLAIIPTVLGHSLYNWLLKYVSAHKVATTILGEPIGATILAIFFFHQIPGWWTVTGGVLILFGIFIVLHQGIGSAPSSTDMLS from the coding sequence ATGGCCGGCCAAGCAAGATTATACCTTTCTCTATTTGTGGCGACTTTCGCGGTTTCCTGGGCGTCGATATTGATTAAACTGGCCGATGCCCCGCCGCTTCCGGTCGCCTTTTACCGGATGGCCATTGCCTCCGCTCTTTTGGCTATTCCGGCCCTTCCTCGGGCCCGCAAATCGATGGCTATCCTGACAACACGCCAGAAATATCTTCTTTTTGCTTCCGGCATCGTTCTGGGGCTTCATTTTGCCTTCTGGGTTACATCGCTTTTCTATACCACTATTTCCAACTCCACCATTCTAGTCGCCACTCAGCCGATTTTTGTCCTGATGATGGAAGCGCTTCTTCTCAAGGACCGGATCGCCTCCCGCTCCGTCTTGGGCATGGTCGTGGCTCTGGCCGGTATGATCTTGATCTCGCGCGGTGATTTTAACCTCGGGCGTCAGTATGTTCTCGGCGACCTGATGGCGCTGGTCGGGGCGATTTGCGCCGGAATATATCTCTTCATCGGGCGGCATCTCCGGGCCCATATCGATAATCTCGGGTATATCCTGCCGGTTTATTCGACCGCCGCCGCCACCCTTCTTGCCATATCTCTTTTGTACGGTGAAAATCTGACTTCCTATCCGGCCAAATCCTGGATATTTTTTCTTTTACTCGCCATAATTCCGACCGTATTGGGGCATTCCCTGTACAATTGGCTCCTGAAATATGTCTCCGCCCATAAAGTCGCCACCACCATTCTGGGCGAGCCGATCGGCGCCACCATTCTGGCGATCTTTTTCTTCCATCAGATTCCCGGCTGGTGGACTGTAACGGGAGGGGTTTTGATTCTTTTCGGTATTTTCATAGTCTTGCATCAGGGAATCGGCAGCGCACCGTCATCAACCGATATGCTATCCTGA
- a CDS encoding putative Uncharacterized transporter AF_0510 (Evidence 3 : Putative function from multiple computational evidences) has protein sequence MINLMLLLTVAAWGMSFIATKAALGYLTPVEIVAVRLLLGTPVLYLVILIKKIDLQWRRSDMILLMAASAVMTAHFLIQAVGLEYTSATNTAWLVATIPIFIAIFSRIFLKEKMTILKFAGISLATLGVLLLVSKGEIYSLGWLKSTGDWIILSSAVTWTIYTVLTRDLSRRYHPLSVTLLILILPAVILNGYAASTTPISKLWNLPVSIMLAMAFLGVICLGLAQWVWMEGLARKGATEVGVFIYLEPLVTTAAAIPILDEKLTLFTVIGAILIIGGVYMVQKKFAGRTG, from the coding sequence ATGATTAATTTGATGCTGCTTTTGACGGTTGCCGCCTGGGGGATGTCGTTTATTGCCACCAAGGCGGCTCTGGGATATCTGACGCCGGTGGAGATTGTCGCGGTCAGGCTCCTTCTCGGAACCCCGGTTCTCTATCTGGTGATATTAATCAAAAAGATCGATTTGCAGTGGCGCCGCTCCGATATGATTTTACTTATGGCGGCCTCGGCTGTAATGACGGCTCATTTCCTGATTCAGGCGGTCGGGCTGGAGTACACCTCGGCGACCAACACCGCCTGGCTGGTGGCGACCATTCCGATCTTTATTGCCATTTTCTCCCGGATATTTTTAAAAGAGAAAATGACAATTCTGAAATTCGCCGGTATCTCTCTGGCGACACTTGGCGTTCTCCTCTTAGTTTCAAAAGGGGAAATTTACAGTCTGGGTTGGCTCAAGTCGACCGGCGACTGGATCATACTTTCGAGCGCCGTCACCTGGACGATTTATACTGTATTGACGCGCGACCTGTCGCGGAGGTATCATCCGCTTTCGGTAACTCTCTTGATATTGATTTTGCCCGCCGTAATTCTGAACGGCTATGCGGCCAGTACAACGCCAATATCAAAATTATGGAACCTTCCGGTGAGTATCATGCTGGCGATGGCTTTTCTGGGGGTTATCTGCCTCGGTTTGGCGCAGTGGGTATGGATGGAAGGGTTGGCGCGCAAAGGGGCGACCGAGGTCGGGGTATTTATTTATCTTGAGCCCCTGGTAACAACCGCGGCGGCGATTCCGATTCTGGATGAGAAGTTGACATTATTCACGGTAATAGGGGCGATATTGATTATCGGAGGGGTTTATATGGTGCAGAAGAAGTTTGCGGGGCGTACCGGATGA
- a CDS encoding putative DMT superfamily drug/metabolite permease (Evidence 3 : Putative function from multiple computational evidences), producing the protein MSIFLLIAVVFWGFSYIAIKVSLQYLSPVELIAARFVLGGVTLGAIIWWKGLSFSLKGQFKTLLLSGGIVFVHFWIMATGMETTTATNTAWILTTAPIFIALLSFFLLKEPFGKIQIISIILATFGVVLLVSNGKLGSLDWIKSTGDWIVLGSCVTWAIYTIVSRKTAKRLDPLVATFWTIALAAVVIVPYSLTVSGYAVYAKMATDGIIAVLFLGIGCLAISFWFWSEGLARKPAGEVGIYLYLEPLFAMFGGYLFLKEGITFWLILGALFIVAGVYLSERLGRIRLDEHDV; encoded by the coding sequence ATGTCGATATTTTTGCTGATTGCTGTTGTCTTCTGGGGGTTCTCTTATATTGCCATAAAAGTGTCGCTTCAATATCTATCTCCGGTGGAATTGATCGCGGCCCGGTTCGTTCTCGGCGGGGTCACTCTCGGGGCAATTATCTGGTGGAAGGGCCTTTCGTTTTCCTTAAAGGGCCAATTCAAAACCCTGCTTCTCTCCGGCGGGATCGTTTTTGTCCATTTCTGGATCATGGCGACGGGGATGGAAACCACTACCGCCACCAATACCGCCTGGATATTGACGACCGCTCCGATATTTATCGCCCTTCTGTCGTTTTTCCTGTTGAAAGAGCCGTTCGGGAAAATTCAGATTATAAGTATCATACTGGCGACTTTCGGAGTGGTGCTTCTGGTCTCCAATGGCAAACTGGGGTCGCTCGATTGGATAAAATCGACCGGCGACTGGATTGTTCTCGGTAGCTGTGTCACCTGGGCGATTTATACCATTGTCAGCCGAAAGACCGCCAAGCGACTCGATCCGCTGGTGGCGACCTTCTGGACTATCGCGCTGGCGGCGGTCGTGATTGTACCATACAGTCTGACAGTCAGCGGTTATGCCGTATATGCGAAGATGGCGACGGACGGGATTATCGCGGTATTATTTCTGGGCATCGGATGCCTGGCGATATCATTCTGGTTCTGGTCGGAAGGATTGGCCCGCAAACCGGCCGGGGAAGTCGGCATTTATCTTTACCTGGAGCCGTTATTCGCGATGTTCGGAGGATACCTGTTCCTGAAAGAAGGAATCACGTTCTGGCTCATTCTGGGAGCGCTGTTTATTGTGGCGGGGGTGTATCTTTCGGAGCGGCTGGGACGTATCCGGCTCGATGAGCATGATGTATGA